Genomic window (Oryza sativa Japonica Group chromosome 3, ASM3414082v1):
TCATTTCAGAACAAGAATGTTCCAAAAACTATTTATTTGTTATGCTTTTTAGGTCAAGTAATTGACAAATTCAATCATACCACCCTTATCACCTCACTAGTTTTATCTCCCCAAAAATACTAAACCCCATGAACCCCAATCCCCATAGATTAGTATCCAGCTCATCCATCCACTACTTAAATTAGGAATACTTGACAGAATGTTTCTAGCTAATTAACCACACTCCCATTGCCAGTCCAGAGCTTAGGAGCTTCCTCACATTGCCATTGCCATGGGGTGCACCACCTCCAGGCAAGCCCGGCACGACCTCCGCCATTGCCCGTCGCCGCTCGCGCTGCCCCGGTGCCAGTCGTTCCCCGCCCGGTGCGCCGGTGACGCCGGCGTCCATGTCGTGCGGCTCACGTCGACCACGCTTGGCTCCCTCGAGGTCGACAAGGgcgcgccgcgggcggcggaggcgccgccgATGAGGAGGATGGTGCCGCGCACGCCGACCATGACGCCGCCGAACGAGCCCGAGGCCATCGACGCGTGGGCGCTCATGGCCGGCCTCGAGGAGCACTCGCCGCTCCTGGTCCCGCCGTTCGCGCGCCACTCCTTCTCGTTCCCGATCACGGCGGTGCCCCCGGAGCTCGCCGCTGCGTCGCGCAAGGtcacgccgctgccgctggtggagaagaagaaggcgtCGCCGGTGGCGCGTCCGCGCAAGGCCGTGCTCTACTTCACGTCGCTCCGCGGCGTGCGCGCGACGCACGAGGACTGCTGCCTGGCGCGCGCCATCCTCGGGGGCTACGGCGTGCGCGTCGACGAGCGCGACGTGTCG
Coding sequences:
- the LOC107276292 gene encoding uncharacterized protein At5g39865, which encodes MGCTTSRQARHDLRHCPSPLALPRCQSFPARCAGDAGVHVVRLTSTTLGSLEVDKGAPRAAEAPPMRRMVPRTPTMTPPNEPEAIDAWALMAGLEEHSPLLVPPFARHSFSFPITAVPPELAAASRKVTPLPLVEKKKASPVARPRKAVLYFTSLRGVRATHEDCCLARAILGGYGVRVDERDVSMHRGFRDELHGLLGLGRGAALAKCWAPAAAPALPSLFVDGELVGNADELKRLHEAGELAARLAGCESAAPGEAAGACEACADVRFVLCGACSGSCKVYVDDGDDDDENPLDGGGGGGFRRCTECNENGIVRCPVCCC